From a single Rosa rugosa chromosome 7, drRosRugo1.1, whole genome shotgun sequence genomic region:
- the LOC133721621 gene encoding histone H2A.1 yields the protein MESAKVTRGAGGRKGGDRKKSVSKSVKAGLQFPVGRIARFLKKGRYAQRTGSGAPIYLAAVLEYLAAEVLELAGNAARDNKKTRINPRHVQLAVRNDEELGKLLAGVTIASGGVLPNINPVLLPKKTSSSDASDKATKSPKSPKKAA from the exons ATGGAATCCGCAAAGGTCACCAGAGGCGCCGGAGGACGAAAGGGCGGCGACCGCAAGAAGTCGGTCTCCAAGTCCGTCAAGGCCGGCCTCCAATTCCCCGTCGGCCGTATCGCCCGGTTCTTGAAAAAGGGCCGCTACGCCCAGCGAACCGGGTCCGGCGCCCCGATCTACCTCGCCGCCGTGCTCGAATATCTCGCCGCTGAG GTGCTGGAGCTCGCCGGGAACGCGGCACGTGACAACAAGAAGACTCGGATCAACCCGAGGCACGTGCAATTGGCGGTGAGGAACGACGAGGAGCTCGGAAAGCTTTTGGCCGGAGTGACCATCGCCAGCGGCGGAGTGCTTCCGAACATTAACCCGGTCTTGCTTCCCAAGAAGACCTCAAGCTCTGATGCCTCTGATAAGGCGACCAAGTCACCCAAATCTCCCAAGAAGGCTGCTTAA